A stretch of Roseibium porphyridii DNA encodes these proteins:
- the rpoB gene encoding DNA-directed RNA polymerase subunit beta encodes MTQTFNGRKKVRKYFGSIRDVAAMPNLIEVQKASYDQFLQVDEMPGGGRKIEGLEAVFQSVFPISDFAGTSLLEFVSYEFEAPKYDVDECRQRDMTFAAPLKVTLRLIVFDVDEDTGAKSVKDIKEQDVYMGDMPFMTDNGTFIVNGTERVIVSQMHRSPGVFFDHDKGKTHSSGKLLFAARVIPYRGSWLDIEFDAKDIVHARIDRRRKIPVTSLLMALGLDGEEILNTFYNRIDYTRQKDGSWRMPFDSNRLKGTKASYDLIDADSGDVVVEGGRKITARTIRQLGEKGVTALKITDEDLHGQYLAEDIVDGQSGEIYAEAGDEITGKLLEELVERGYHELTMLDIDHVNTGPYIRNTLAVDKNESREDALFDIYRVMRPGEPPTIDTAEAMFQSLFFDDERYDLSAVGRVKMNMRLDVECEDTVRVLRKEDILEVIRVLLELRDGKGDIDDIDNLGNRRVRSVGELMENQYRVGLLRMERAIKERMSSVEIDTVMPQDLINAKPAAAAVREFFGSSQLSQFMDQTNPLSEVTHKRRLSALGPGGLTRERAGFEVRDVHPTHYGRICPIETPEGPNIGLINSLATFARVNKYGFIESPYRKVKDGVVSNDVVYLSAMEEAKHYVAQSNAVMDGEGRFTEELITCRHAGENMMVPSDKVDLMDVSPKQLVSVAAALIPFLENDDANRALMGSNMQRQAVPLVRAEAPFVGTGMEPIVARDSGAAIGARRAGVVDQVDATRIVIRATEDLDPGKSGVDIYRLQKFQRSNQNTCINQRPLVRVGDRVHKGDIIADGPSTDLGDLALGRNVLVAFMPWNGYNFEDSILLSERIVSDDVFTSIHLEEFEVMARDTKLGPEEITRDIPNVSEEALKNLDEAGIVYIGAELNPGDILVGKITPKGESPMTPEEKLLRAIFGEKASDVRDTSLRLPPGVSGTVVEVRVFNRHGVEKDERAMAIEREEIERLAKDRDDEQAILDRNVYGRLAEMLMDKTAVAGPKGFRKDGVLTGDVLNDFPRSQWWQFATDDEKFMSEIEALRGQYDDSRKRLEQRFIDKVEKLQRGDELPPGVMKMVKVFVAVKRKLQPGDKMAGRHGNKGVVSKINPCEDMPFLEDGTHVDIVLNPLGVPSRMNVGQILETHMGWACRGMGLRIGEMYDEYRKTGEIENLRGKVIEIYGDNLKGDDVKEFDDDGIVRLANQLKKGVPIATPVFDGAREPDVVDALNIAGYKQSGQSTLYDGRTGEEFDRQVTVGYIYMLKLHHLVDDKIHARSIGPYSLVTQQPLGGKAQFGGQRFGEMEVWALEAYGAAYTLQEMLTVKSDDVAGRTKVYEAIVRGDDTFEAGIPESFNVLVKEMRSLGLNVELQRTDAPAIAEEEAADAAE; translated from the coding sequence ATGACCCAAACGTTCAACGGTCGCAAAAAGGTCCGTAAATACTTCGGATCGATCCGCGATGTCGCGGCTATGCCCAATCTCATCGAGGTTCAAAAAGCATCTTATGACCAGTTCCTGCAGGTCGACGAGATGCCTGGCGGTGGCCGCAAGATTGAAGGCCTAGAAGCGGTCTTCCAGTCCGTATTTCCAATTTCCGATTTTGCCGGCACCTCACTGCTGGAATTTGTTTCCTACGAGTTCGAAGCTCCGAAATACGACGTTGACGAGTGCCGTCAGCGCGACATGACCTTCGCTGCGCCGCTGAAGGTGACCCTGCGCCTCATCGTATTCGACGTTGATGAAGATACCGGTGCAAAGTCCGTCAAAGACATCAAGGAACAGGATGTCTACATGGGCGACATGCCGTTCATGACCGACAACGGCACCTTTATCGTCAACGGTACGGAACGCGTGATCGTGTCCCAGATGCACCGGTCTCCGGGTGTCTTCTTCGATCACGACAAGGGAAAAACCCATTCCTCCGGCAAGTTGCTGTTTGCTGCACGCGTGATCCCGTATCGCGGTTCCTGGCTCGACATCGAATTCGATGCCAAGGACATTGTGCACGCGCGTATCGACCGTCGCCGCAAGATCCCGGTGACCTCGCTGCTAATGGCACTCGGCCTTGATGGCGAAGAGATCCTGAACACCTTCTACAATCGGATCGACTACACCCGTCAGAAGGATGGTTCCTGGCGTATGCCGTTCGACAGCAACCGCCTTAAGGGCACCAAGGCGTCTTACGACCTGATCGACGCCGATAGCGGCGATGTGGTTGTTGAAGGTGGCCGCAAGATCACTGCCCGTACAATCCGTCAGCTCGGTGAAAAGGGCGTTACCGCCCTCAAGATCACTGACGAAGATCTGCATGGTCAATATCTTGCCGAAGACATTGTCGACGGCCAGTCCGGCGAGATCTACGCTGAAGCTGGTGACGAAATCACCGGCAAGTTGCTGGAAGAACTCGTAGAGCGCGGTTACCACGAGCTGACGATGCTCGACATCGACCACGTCAACACGGGGCCGTACATCCGAAACACACTGGCAGTCGACAAGAACGAATCCCGCGAGGATGCGCTGTTCGACATCTACCGTGTGATGCGTCCGGGTGAACCGCCCACCATCGACACCGCAGAAGCGATGTTCCAGTCGCTGTTCTTCGATGATGAGCGTTACGATCTCTCGGCTGTTGGCCGCGTGAAGATGAACATGCGTCTTGACGTTGAGTGCGAAGATACTGTTCGGGTTCTGCGCAAGGAAGATATTCTGGAAGTCATCCGCGTTCTTCTGGAGCTGCGTGACGGCAAGGGCGATATCGACGACATCGATAACCTTGGCAACCGTCGTGTCCGTTCCGTTGGCGAGCTGATGGAAAACCAGTACCGTGTTGGTCTTCTGCGCATGGAACGCGCGATCAAGGAGCGCATGAGCTCTGTCGAAATCGACACAGTCATGCCGCAGGATCTGATCAACGCGAAACCAGCTGCTGCTGCTGTTCGCGAATTCTTCGGCTCTTCGCAGCTGTCGCAGTTCATGGACCAGACCAACCCGCTCTCGGAAGTCACCCATAAGCGCCGTCTTTCGGCACTTGGCCCAGGCGGCCTGACCCGTGAGCGCGCCGGCTTCGAAGTCCGCGACGTTCACCCGACACACTATGGCCGTATCTGCCCGATTGAGACGCCGGAAGGCCCGAACATCGGTCTGATCAACTCGCTGGCAACCTTCGCACGCGTCAACAAGTACGGTTTCATCGAAAGCCCGTACCGCAAAGTGAAAGACGGTGTTGTTTCCAACGACGTTGTCTACCTTTCGGCGATGGAAGAAGCCAAGCACTACGTGGCACAGTCCAACGCCGTGATGGACGGCGAGGGTCGTTTCACCGAAGAGCTGATCACTTGTCGTCACGCCGGTGAAAACATGATGGTTCCGTCCGACAAGGTCGACCTCATGGACGTTTCGCCCAAGCAGCTGGTCTCCGTTGCAGCGGCGCTGATCCCGTTCCTTGAGAACGATGACGCCAACCGCGCTCTGATGGGCTCGAACATGCAGCGTCAGGCTGTGCCGCTTGTGCGGGCGGAAGCTCCGTTTGTCGGCACCGGCATGGAGCCGATTGTGGCTCGCGATTCCGGTGCTGCCATTGGTGCGCGCCGTGCAGGTGTCGTCGACCAGGTCGACGCAACACGTATCGTTATCCGGGCAACCGAAGACCTCGACCCCGGCAAATCCGGCGTCGATATCTACCGGCTGCAGAAGTTCCAGCGTTCCAACCAGAACACCTGTATCAACCAGCGTCCGCTGGTCCGTGTAGGTGATCGGGTGCACAAGGGTGACATTATCGCAGATGGTCCTTCCACGGACCTCGGTGATCTGGCGCTCGGCCGGAACGTGCTTGTCGCGTTCATGCCCTGGAACGGCTACAACTTCGAGGATTCCATCCTCCTTTCCGAGCGCATCGTTTCCGACGATGTCTTCACCTCCATCCACCTCGAGGAATTCGAAGTGATGGCGCGTGACACCAAGCTTGGCCCGGAAGAAATCACACGCGACATCCCGAACGTTTCGGAAGAAGCGCTGAAGAACCTCGATGAGGCTGGTATCGTCTATATCGGTGCTGAGCTGAACCCGGGTGACATCCTCGTCGGCAAGATCACGCCGAAGGGCGAAAGCCCGATGACACCGGAAGAAAAGCTTCTGCGTGCCATCTTCGGTGAGAAGGCTTCGGACGTTCGTGACACGTCTCTTCGTCTGCCGCCGGGCGTGTCCGGTACGGTCGTTGAAGTTCGTGTTTTCAACCGCCATGGCGTTGAAAAAGACGAACGTGCGATGGCGATCGAGCGCGAAGAAATCGAACGCCTCGCAAAAGACCGTGACGACGAACAGGCTATTCTTGACCGTAACGTCTATGGCCGTCTGGCCGAGATGCTGATGGACAAGACCGCTGTCGCCGGACCGAAAGGCTTCAGGAAAGACGGTGTTCTGACCGGGGATGTTCTCAACGACTTCCCACGCTCGCAGTGGTGGCAATTCGCCACTGACGACGAGAAGTTCATGTCCGAGATCGAAGCTCTGCGCGGTCAGTATGACGACAGCCGCAAGCGTCTCGAGCAGCGTTTCATCGACAAGGTCGAGAAACTGCAGCGCGGTGACGAACTGCCACCGGGCGTCATGAAGATGGTCAAGGTCTTCGTTGCCGTTAAGCGCAAGCTTCAGCCGGGCGACAAAATGGCCGGCCGCCACGGAAACAAGGGCGTGGTCTCCAAGATCAACCCGTGTGAAGACATGCCGTTCCTGGAAGACGGTACGCATGTCGACATCGTGTTGAACCCGCTTGGCGTGCCTTCGCGCATGAACGTCGGTCAGATCCTGGAAACCCACATGGGTTGGGCTTGCCGTGGCATGGGGCTTCGCATCGGCGAAATGTACGATGAGTACCGCAAGACCGGCGAGATCGAGAACCTGCGTGGCAAGGTGATCGAAATCTATGGCGACAACCTCAAAGGCGATGACGTCAAGGAATTCGATGACGATGGCATCGTTCGTCTGGCGAATCAGCTTAAGAAGGGTGTTCCGATTGCGACGCCAGTCTTTGATGGTGCACGCGAGCCGGATGTTGTCGATGCGTTGAACATCGCGGGCTACAAACAGTCCGGTCAGTCGACCCTTTATGATGGCCGGACCGGGGAAGAGTTCGATCGTCAGGTTACCGTGGGCTACATCTACATGTTGAAGCTCCATCACCTGGTCGACGACAAGATCCACGCCCGTTCGATTGGTCCATACTCGCTCGTTACCCAGCAGCCGTTGGGTGGTAAGGCGCAGTTTGGTGGCCAGCGCTTCGGGGAAATGGAGGTCTGGGCGCTTGAAGCTTATGGTGCAGCCTACACGCTGCAGGAAATGCTCACCGTCAAGTCGGATGACGTGGCCGGCCGAACGAAGGTATACGAGGCCATCGTACGCGGCGACGACACATTCGAGGCGGGCATTCCGGAAAGCTTCAACGTGCTTGTGAAGGAAATGCGGTCCCTGGGTCTCAACGTTGAACTTCAGCGTACCGATGCACCCGCGATTGCCGAGGAAGAAGCTGCGGACGCCGCAGAGTAA
- the rpoC gene encoding DNA-directed RNA polymerase subunit beta', producing MNHEVMNLFNQQAPTQTFDNIRISLASPEKILSWSFGEIKKPETINYRTFKPERDGLFCARIFGPIKDYECLCGKYKRMKYKGVICEKCGVEVTLSRVRRERMGHIELAAPVAHIWFLKSLPSRIGLLLDMTLKDLERVLYFENYVVLEPGLTPLKQHQLLSEEDFIAAQDEYGEDAFTAMIGAEAIREILMSMDLERESEKLRQEIAEATTELKPKKLAKRLKVIEAFMESGNRPEWMIMTVVPVIPPDLRPLVPLDGGRFATSDLNDLYRRVINRNNRLRRLMELRAPDIIIRNEKRMLQESVDALFDNGRRGRVITGANKRPLKSLSDMLKGKQGRFRQNLLGKRVDYSGRSVITVGPELKLHQCGLPKKMALELFKPFIYSRLDAKGFSSTVKQAKKLVEKERPEVWDILDEVIREHPVLLNRAPTLHRLGIQAFEPTLIEGKAIQLHPLVCSAFNADFDGDQMAVHVPLSLEAQLEARTLMMSTNNILHPANGGPIIVPSQDIVLGLYYLSIMAEGEPGEGMAFGDIGEIHHALANNVITLHSKIKGRFKSIDAEGNPTSEIFETTPGRMLVAELLPKHHEVPFDACNKLMTKKDISKMIDTVYRACGQKETVIFCDRIMELGFKNACNAGISFGMDDMVIPDTKQKLVAETSSLATEYEQQYNDGLITQGEKYNKVVDAWAKCTDKIADEMMARIKAVQIDEESGRQEPMNSVYMMSHSGARGSPQQMKQLAGMRGLMAKPDGSIIENPIISNFKEGLSVLEYFNSTHGARKGLADTALKTANSGYLTRRLVDVAQDSIILEQDCGSERGITVAPIVDAGNVIASLGMRVLGRTTAEDVVNNQTGEVLVAKGSLIDEKDVEAIEAAKVQQVKIRSVLTCETETGVCATCYGRDLARGTPVNMGEAVGVIAAQSIGEPGTQLTMRTFHIGGTAQVVDSSFIESNVDGTIKIRNRSVNRDSDGNLIAMVRNMSIVVIDSDDNERAVHRVAYGSKLHVDDGDKVKRGQRIAEWDPYTRPMLAEVDGVVDFEDLVDGASVQETADEATGITKRVVIDWRSSQRGADLKPAIVIKDDKGAVSKTDRGSDARLMLSVDAVLSVQPGATVKAGDVLARIPLESAKTKDITGGLPRVAELFEARRPKDHAIIAEIDGTIRFGRDYKNKRRIIIEPAEEGVDPVEYLIPKGKHFHLQEGDAIEKGEYILDGNPAPHDILAVKGVEALAAYLVNEIQEVYRLQGVTINDKHIEVIVRQMLQKIEITDAGDTEFFSGEQVDKLDFEEANRKAIDEAREPAKGAPVLLGITKASLQTRSFFSAASFQETTRVLTDAAVNGKTDPLVGLKENVIVGRLIPAGTGGVMKRIRKIATHRDDLIQEAQRQQSSDSAAEGLLEDMTGAAE from the coding sequence ATGAATCATGAGGTCATGAACCTGTTTAATCAGCAGGCTCCCACACAGACCTTTGACAATATCCGGATTTCGCTCGCGAGCCCGGAAAAGATCTTGTCTTGGTCCTTCGGCGAAATCAAAAAGCCGGAGACGATCAACTACCGCACGTTCAAGCCTGAGCGCGACGGTCTGTTCTGTGCGCGTATTTTTGGCCCGATCAAAGACTACGAATGTCTTTGCGGCAAATATAAGCGCATGAAATACAAAGGCGTTATCTGTGAGAAATGTGGTGTTGAAGTCACCCTTTCCCGCGTTCGCCGTGAGCGTATGGGCCACATTGAACTGGCTGCGCCGGTTGCGCATATCTGGTTCCTGAAGTCGTTGCCAAGCCGCATCGGTCTTCTGCTGGACATGACGCTGAAGGATCTGGAGCGCGTTCTCTATTTCGAGAACTACGTTGTTCTGGAGCCGGGCCTGACACCGCTCAAGCAACATCAGCTGCTGTCTGAAGAAGACTTCATTGCCGCTCAGGACGAGTATGGCGAAGACGCCTTCACGGCAATGATCGGTGCTGAAGCGATCCGCGAGATCCTGATGAGCATGGATCTGGAACGCGAGAGCGAGAAGCTTCGTCAGGAAATCGCGGAAGCGACGACCGAACTGAAGCCGAAAAAACTGGCCAAGCGTTTGAAGGTCATTGAAGCATTCATGGAGTCGGGCAACCGCCCGGAGTGGATGATCATGACTGTTGTTCCGGTGATCCCGCCGGATCTGCGGCCGCTTGTGCCGCTGGACGGCGGCCGGTTTGCGACGTCTGATCTCAACGATCTGTATCGTCGTGTGATCAACCGTAACAACCGTCTGCGCCGGCTGATGGAACTGCGTGCACCGGATATCATCATCCGGAACGAAAAGCGGATGCTTCAGGAATCTGTAGATGCCCTGTTCGACAACGGCCGTCGTGGCCGTGTGATCACTGGTGCCAACAAGCGTCCTTTGAAGTCGCTGTCCGACATGCTGAAAGGCAAGCAGGGCCGCTTCCGTCAGAACCTGCTTGGTAAGCGCGTCGACTATTCCGGTCGTTCGGTCATCACCGTTGGTCCCGAACTGAAGCTGCATCAATGTGGTCTGCCGAAGAAGATGGCGCTTGAGCTCTTCAAGCCGTTTATCTATTCGCGCCTCGATGCAAAGGGCTTCTCCTCAACGGTCAAGCAAGCCAAGAAGCTGGTTGAGAAGGAGCGTCCGGAAGTCTGGGACATTCTTGACGAGGTCATTCGTGAGCACCCGGTTCTTCTGAACCGCGCACCAACGTTGCACCGTCTTGGCATCCAGGCCTTCGAACCGACGCTGATTGAAGGCAAGGCGATCCAGTTGCACCCGCTGGTGTGTTCCGCGTTCAACGCCGACTTCGACGGTGACCAGATGGCCGTTCACGTGCCGCTGTCGCTCGAAGCTCAGCTGGAAGCCCGGACGCTGATGATGTCCACGAACAACATTCTGCACCCGGCAAACGGTGGCCCGATCATCGTGCCGTCGCAGGATATTGTTCTGGGTCTCTACTATCTGTCGATCATGGCAGAAGGTGAGCCGGGCGAAGGCATGGCCTTCGGCGATATCGGCGAGATCCATCACGCGCTGGCCAACAATGTCATCACATTGCATTCCAAGATCAAGGGACGCTTCAAGTCCATTGACGCGGAAGGCAATCCGACGTCGGAGATCTTTGAGACGACGCCTGGCCGGATGCTGGTTGCGGAGTTGCTGCCGAAACACCACGAAGTGCCGTTCGATGCCTGTAACAAGCTGATGACCAAGAAGGACATCTCCAAGATGATCGACACGGTTTACCGTGCGTGCGGTCAGAAGGAGACGGTTATCTTCTGTGACCGCATCATGGAGCTTGGCTTCAAGAACGCTTGTAACGCCGGCATTTCCTTCGGCATGGACGACATGGTCATCCCGGACACCAAGCAGAAGCTGGTGGCCGAGACCTCATCGCTCGCGACCGAATATGAGCAGCAGTACAATGACGGCCTGATCACTCAGGGCGAGAAGTACAACAAGGTTGTTGACGCCTGGGCGAAATGCACCGACAAGATTGCCGATGAAATGATGGCCCGTATTAAGGCCGTTCAGATCGATGAGGAATCTGGTCGCCAGGAACCGATGAATTCGGTTTACATGATGTCGCACTCCGGTGCGCGTGGTTCGCCTCAGCAGATGAAACAGCTGGCCGGCATGCGTGGTCTCATGGCCAAGCCGGACGGCTCCATCATCGAAAACCCGATCATCTCGAACTTCAAGGAAGGCTTGTCGGTTCTGGAGTACTTCAACTCCACCCACGGTGCCCGTAAGGGTCTTGCCGACACGGCCTTGAAGACTGCGAACTCCGGTTACCTGACACGTCGTCTCGTGGATGTTGCCCAGGACTCCATTATTCTTGAACAGGATTGTGGTTCTGAACGTGGCATCACCGTTGCGCCGATCGTGGATGCCGGTAACGTCATCGCTTCTCTGGGGATGCGCGTCCTCGGTCGTACAACGGCAGAAGACGTGGTCAACAACCAGACTGGTGAAGTTCTGGTGGCGAAGGGCTCGCTGATCGACGAAAAGGACGTTGAAGCGATCGAAGCTGCCAAGGTGCAGCAGGTGAAGATCCGTTCGGTTCTGACCTGTGAAACCGAAACAGGCGTTTGCGCGACCTGCTACGGACGTGACCTTGCTCGCGGTACTCCAGTGAACATGGGTGAGGCGGTCGGCGTTATCGCTGCGCAGTCCATCGGTGAGCCGGGTACCCAGCTGACCATGCGTACCTTCCACATCGGTGGTACCGCACAGGTTGTTGACAGCTCGTTCATCGAATCCAATGTCGACGGCACGATCAAGATCCGGAACCGTTCGGTCAACCGGGACTCTGATGGCAACCTGATTGCCATGGTGCGCAACATGTCCATCGTTGTCATTGACAGCGATGACAACGAACGCGCCGTGCACCGTGTGGCTTACGGTTCCAAGCTCCATGTCGATGATGGCGACAAGGTCAAGCGCGGTCAGCGGATTGCCGAATGGGATCCGTACACCCGTCCGATGCTTGCTGAAGTTGACGGTGTCGTTGACTTTGAAGATCTGGTCGATGGTGCGTCTGTGCAGGAAACTGCCGACGAGGCGACCGGTATCACCAAGCGTGTCGTCATTGACTGGCGTTCGTCCCAGCGTGGTGCCGACCTGAAACCGGCAATCGTGATCAAGGACGACAAGGGGGCGGTTTCCAAGACCGACCGCGGTTCCGATGCACGGTTGATGTTGTCGGTGGATGCGGTTCTGTCCGTTCAGCCGGGTGCAACTGTCAAAGCTGGTGACGTTCTGGCGCGTATCCCGCTTGAAAGCGCCAAGACCAAGGACATCACCGGTGGTCTGCCGCGTGTTGCTGAACTGTTCGAAGCACGCCGTCCGAAGGATCACGCTATCATCGCTGAGATCGATGGCACGATCCGTTTCGGTCGCGACTACAAGAACAAGCGTCGCATCATCATCGAGCCGGCTGAAGAGGGTGTCGATCCGGTCGAATACCTCATTCCGAAAGGCAAGCACTTCCATCTGCAGGAAGGCGACGCCATTGAAAAGGGTGAGTACATTTTGGACGGTAACCCGGCACCCCATGACATTCTGGCTGTTAAAGGCGTGGAAGCACTTGCTGCATACCTCGTCAATGAGATCCAGGAAGTCTACCGGTTGCAAGGTGTGACGATCAACGACAAGCACATCGAAGTCATTGTTCGTCAGATGCTTCAGAAGATCGAGATCACCGATGCCGGTGATACCGAATTCTTCTCTGGCGAGCAGGTTGACAAGCTCGACTTCGAGGAAGCGAACCGCAAGGCAATCGACGAAGCCAGAGAGCCTGCCAAAGGCGCACCGGTGTTGCTCGGCATCACCAAGGCTTCGTTGCAGACACGTTCGTTCTTCTCTGCCGCCTCCTTCCAGGAGACGACCCGCGTCCTTACAGATGCTGCGGTCAACGGCAAAACCGATCCACTGGTCGGTCTGAAGGAAAACGTGATTGTGGGACGCCTCATCCCGGCTGGTACCGGCGGGGTAATGAAGCGGATCCGCAAGATTGCAACCCATCGCGACGACCTGATCCAGGAAGCGCAACGCCAGCAGTCTTCGGACAGCGCAGCGGAAGGCCTCCTGGAAGACATGACCGGGGCGGCCGAGTAA
- a CDS encoding regulator, producing MNDNEVEMDPVVYIVIGRVWENEEALPEDAITIHALLTAPDDDDAVRRTLESLSSQGFAEAELEQIGVMDGEPDDPVYEGAYQDALSGNVAIVTFSA from the coding sequence ATGAATGACAATGAAGTTGAAATGGATCCGGTCGTCTATATCGTCATCGGTCGGGTATGGGAGAATGAGGAAGCGTTGCCGGAGGACGCCATTACCATCCACGCGCTGCTCACTGCGCCGGATGATGATGATGCCGTGAGAAGAACACTTGAGTCCTTGTCTTCGCAGGGGTTTGCGGAAGCTGAGTTGGAGCAGATCGGCGTCATGGATGGTGAACCCGATGATCCGGTCTATGAAGGCGCCTACCAGGATGCACTTTCAGGCAATGTTGCGATTGTGACCTTTTCAGCCTGA
- the rpsL gene encoding 30S ribosomal protein S12, translating to MPTINQLIRKPRKDPPKRNKVPAMEACPQKRGVCTRVYTTTPKKPNSALRKVAKIRLTNGFEVIGYIPGEGHNLQEHSVVMIRGGRVKDLPGVRYHIIRGVLDTQGVKDRKQRRSKYGAKRPK from the coding sequence ATGCCGACCATCAACCAGTTGATCCGCAAGCCGCGGAAAGATCCGCCGAAGCGGAACAAGGTGCCGGCCATGGAGGCCTGCCCCCAGAAGCGTGGTGTTTGCACCCGCGTTTACACGACGACGCCGAAGAAGCCGAACTCGGCTCTGCGTAAGGTGGCCAAAATCCGCCTGACCAACGGCTTCGAAGTCATTGGCTACATCCCGGGTGAAGGTCACAACCTTCAAGAGCACTCGGTGGTGATGATCCGCGGCGGCCGCGTGAAGGATTTGCCGGGCGTTCGTTATCACATCATCCGTGGTGTGCTCGATACCCAGGGCGTCAAGGATCGTAAGCAGCGTCGTTCGAAATACGGCGCCAAGCGGCCGAAGTAA
- the rpsG gene encoding 30S ribosomal protein S7 — translation MSRRHRAEKREINPDPKFGDIVVTKFMNSIMYDGKKSTAERIVYGAFDVVENKTRENPIEVFHAALENVMPQVEVRSRRVGGATYQVPVEVRSDRRQALAIRWLITAARNRNETTMVDRLSGELLDAANNRGTAVKKREDTHRMADANRAFSHYRW, via the coding sequence ATGTCCCGTCGTCACCGCGCAGAAAAACGCGAAATTAACCCGGATCCGAAGTTCGGGGATATCGTCGTCACCAAGTTCATGAACTCGATCATGTATGACGGCAAAAAGTCCACTGCAGAACGCATTGTTTACGGTGCGTTTGATGTGGTTGAGAACAAGACCCGTGAGAACCCGATTGAAGTGTTCCATGCTGCTCTTGAGAACGTTATGCCGCAAGTGGAAGTCCGTTCCCGCCGTGTTGGTGGTGCGACCTACCAGGTTCCGGTTGAAGTTCGTTCTGACCGCCGCCAGGCACTGGCAATTCGCTGGTTGATCACCGCAGCACGCAATCGCAACGAAACGACAATGGTTGATCGTCTTTCTGGCGAGTTGCTCGATGCTGCAAACAACCGTGGTACCGCAGTTAAGAAGCGTGAAGACACGCACCGGATGGCTGATGCCAACCGCGCGTTCTCGCACTATCGCTGGTAA